From Cervus canadensis isolate Bull #8, Minnesota chromosome 28, ASM1932006v1, whole genome shotgun sequence, one genomic window encodes:
- the ADGRF2 gene encoding adhesion G-protein coupled receptor F2 isoform X2 codes for MTQMLLLLLYGFMFLLATESCRTLCQAASKSKEQVSTRAHGECHGACVDNSYCSQPCPPDTPGDVGFLCRQKKWHKVTDTCRTLTAFNIFEEDSTHVQIFGGSKFSEYTKKPETITDLLMERCPQDLSCVVRNIQKSPRIPGNIAVIVQLLHNISTVPMTDVGEAKMQSYSIMANHILNSKSISNWTFIPDRNSSCILLHSINSFARKLFFNKHPIDIAESFIHTVGTILSRDNAGKNFTFSMRVNDTSDVVTGKVLISREELQEVPSPSQAVSIAFPTLGAILETSVLESITVNGLVLSVILPKELERISLIFEKISKSEDRRTQCAGWHSLESRWDRKVCQMIQENSQQVVCKCSPSKIFTSFSILMAPHVVQSPILIYITYIGLGVSICSLVLCLSIEALVWGQVTKTEISFLRHVCIANIATTLLMADVWFIVASFLSGPMRRHSACVAATFFVHFFYLSVFFWMLAKAFLILYGILIVFHTLPKSVLVAALFAVGYGCPLLIAAITVAATEPGKGYLRPEACWLNWDMTKALLAFVVPALAIVVVNLLTVTVVIVKTRRAAIGSSMFQEVRAIVRISRNIAILTPLLGLTWGFGIATVLNDGLLAFHIIFSLLNAFQVSPEVLTESTVRDFRRK; via the exons ATGACTCAGATGCTTCTGCTCTTGCTGTACGGCTTCATGTTTCTTTTGGCCACAGAGTCCTGCAGGACGTTATGCCAG GCTGCCAGCAAGAGCAAGGAGCAGGTATCTACCAGGGCACACG gtgAATGCCATGGCGCTTGTGTGGACAATTCCTACTGCAGCCAACCTTGCCCTCCAGACACTCCAGGGGATGTGGGGTTTTTATGCAGGCAAAAGAAATGGCACAAAGTTACTGACACCTGCCGGACTCTCACCGCCTTCAACATCTTCGAG GAAGATTCAACTCATGTTCAAATATTTGGAGGATCAAAATTCAGTGAATATACCAAGAAGCCTGAGACCATTACAGATTTGTTAATGGAAAGGTGTCCACAGGATCTGTCCTGTGTGGTCAGGAACATTCAGAAGTCTCCCCGGATTCCAGGAAACATCGCTGTAATTGTGCAGCTCTTACACAACATCTCCACTGTGCCAATGACGGATGTTGGTGAGGCAAAGATGCAG AGTTACAGCATCATGGCCAACCACATTCTTAATAGCAAAAGCATCTCAAACTGGACTTTCATCCCCGACAGAAACAGCAGCTGCATTCTGCTACATTCAATCAATTCTTTCGCAAGAAAGCTATTTTTCAATAAGCATCCCATTGACATAGCAGAGAGCTTCATCCATACGGTGGGAACCATCCTCTCTAGAGACAATGCCGGAAAGAATTTCACCTTTTCAATGAGAGTTAACGACACCAGCGACGTGGTCACGGGGAAGGTGTTGATCAGTAGAGAGGAACTTCAGGAGGTGCCTTCTCCTTCTCAGGCCGTCAGCATCGCATTCCCAACTCTCGGGGCCATCTTAGAAACCAGTGTTTTGGAAAGCATCACCGTGAATGGGCTTGTCCTGTCTGTCATTCTGCCCAAGGAACTTGAAAGAATCTCTCTGATTTTTGAAAAGATCAGCAAGTCGGAGGACAGGAGGACACAGTGTGCAGGCTGGCACTCCTTGGAGAGCAGATGGGACCGCAAGGTCTGCCAAATGATTCAGGAGAACTCCCAGCAGGTGGTTTGCAAATGTAGCCCAAGCAAGATATTTACCTCTTTCTCGATTCTGATGGCACCCCATGTCGTGCAGAGCCCGATCCTGATTTACATCACCTACATAGGCCTGGGTGTTTCTATTTGCAGCTTGGTCCTCTGCTTGTCCATCGAGGCCCTGGTCTGGGGCCAGGTGACAAAGACAGAGATCTCATTCTTACGCCACGTGTGCATTGCTAACATTGCGACCACCTTACTGATGGCTGATGTGTGGTTCATCGTGGCTTCCTTTCTCAGTGGTCCAATGAGGCGCCACAGCGCATGCGTGGCAGCAACCTTTTTTGTTCACTTCTTTTacctttctgtgtttttctgGATGCTCGCCAAGGCATTCCTCATCCTCTACGGAATCCTGATTGTCTTCCATACGTTGCCCAAGTCCGTCCTGGTGGCAGCTCTCTTTGCGGTGGGCTACGGGTGCCCTTTGCTCATCGCTGCTATCACGGTCGCTGCCACTGAGCCTGGCAAAGGTTATCTCCGGCCTGAGGCCTGTTGGCTCAACTGGGACATGACCAAGGCCCTTCTGGCTTTTGTGGTTCCGGCTCTGGCCATTGTGGTTGTCAACCTGCTCACAGTCACAGTGGTGATTGTCAAGACCCGGCGAGCGGCCATCGGCAGTTCCATGTTCCAGGAGGTGAGGGCCATTGTGAGGATCAGTAGGAACATTGCCATCCTCACGCCACTGCTGGGACTGACCTGGGGATTTGGCATAGCCACGGTCCTCAATGACGGCTTGCTGGCTTTCCACATCATCTTCTCCCTGCTCAATGCCTTCCAGGTAAGTCCAGAGGTTCTGACTGAGtccacagtgagagactttaggAGAAAGTAA
- the ADGRF2 gene encoding adhesion G-protein coupled receptor F2 isoform X1: MTQMLLLLLYGFMFLLATESCRTLCQAASKSKEQVSTRAHGECHGACVDNSYCSQPCPPDTPGDVGFLCRQKKWHKVTDTCRTLTAFNIFEEDSTHVQIFGGSKFSEYTKKPETITDLLMERCPQDLSCVVRNIQKSPRIPGNIAVIVQLLHNISTVPMTDVGEAKMQSYSIMANHILNSKSISNWTFIPDRNSSCILLHSINSFARKLFFNKHPIDIAESFIHTVGTILSRDNAGKNFTFSMRVNDTSDVVTGKVLISREELQEVPSPSQAVSIAFPTLGAILETSVLESITVNGLVLSVILPKELERISLIFEKISKSEDRRTQCAGWHSLESRWDRKVCQMIQENSQQVVCKCSPSKIFTSFSILMAPHVVQSPILIYITYIGLGVSICSLVLCLSIEALVWGQVTKTEISFLRHVCIANIATTLLMADVWFIVASFLSGPMRRHSACVAATFFVHFFYLSVFFWMLAKAFLILYGILIVFHTLPKSVLVAALFAVGYGCPLLIAAITVAATEPGKGYLRPEACWLNWDMTKALLAFVVPALAIVVVNLLTVTVVIVKTRRAAIGSSMFQEVRAIVRISRNIAILTPLLGLTWGFGIATVLNDGLLAFHIIFSLLNAFQGFFILVFGTILDPKIRDALKDRVNSAKWISRISENVSSDFSRHPTKGPS, encoded by the exons ATGACTCAGATGCTTCTGCTCTTGCTGTACGGCTTCATGTTTCTTTTGGCCACAGAGTCCTGCAGGACGTTATGCCAG GCTGCCAGCAAGAGCAAGGAGCAGGTATCTACCAGGGCACACG gtgAATGCCATGGCGCTTGTGTGGACAATTCCTACTGCAGCCAACCTTGCCCTCCAGACACTCCAGGGGATGTGGGGTTTTTATGCAGGCAAAAGAAATGGCACAAAGTTACTGACACCTGCCGGACTCTCACCGCCTTCAACATCTTCGAG GAAGATTCAACTCATGTTCAAATATTTGGAGGATCAAAATTCAGTGAATATACCAAGAAGCCTGAGACCATTACAGATTTGTTAATGGAAAGGTGTCCACAGGATCTGTCCTGTGTGGTCAGGAACATTCAGAAGTCTCCCCGGATTCCAGGAAACATCGCTGTAATTGTGCAGCTCTTACACAACATCTCCACTGTGCCAATGACGGATGTTGGTGAGGCAAAGATGCAG AGTTACAGCATCATGGCCAACCACATTCTTAATAGCAAAAGCATCTCAAACTGGACTTTCATCCCCGACAGAAACAGCAGCTGCATTCTGCTACATTCAATCAATTCTTTCGCAAGAAAGCTATTTTTCAATAAGCATCCCATTGACATAGCAGAGAGCTTCATCCATACGGTGGGAACCATCCTCTCTAGAGACAATGCCGGAAAGAATTTCACCTTTTCAATGAGAGTTAACGACACCAGCGACGTGGTCACGGGGAAGGTGTTGATCAGTAGAGAGGAACTTCAGGAGGTGCCTTCTCCTTCTCAGGCCGTCAGCATCGCATTCCCAACTCTCGGGGCCATCTTAGAAACCAGTGTTTTGGAAAGCATCACCGTGAATGGGCTTGTCCTGTCTGTCATTCTGCCCAAGGAACTTGAAAGAATCTCTCTGATTTTTGAAAAGATCAGCAAGTCGGAGGACAGGAGGACACAGTGTGCAGGCTGGCACTCCTTGGAGAGCAGATGGGACCGCAAGGTCTGCCAAATGATTCAGGAGAACTCCCAGCAGGTGGTTTGCAAATGTAGCCCAAGCAAGATATTTACCTCTTTCTCGATTCTGATGGCACCCCATGTCGTGCAGAGCCCGATCCTGATTTACATCACCTACATAGGCCTGGGTGTTTCTATTTGCAGCTTGGTCCTCTGCTTGTCCATCGAGGCCCTGGTCTGGGGCCAGGTGACAAAGACAGAGATCTCATTCTTACGCCACGTGTGCATTGCTAACATTGCGACCACCTTACTGATGGCTGATGTGTGGTTCATCGTGGCTTCCTTTCTCAGTGGTCCAATGAGGCGCCACAGCGCATGCGTGGCAGCAACCTTTTTTGTTCACTTCTTTTacctttctgtgtttttctgGATGCTCGCCAAGGCATTCCTCATCCTCTACGGAATCCTGATTGTCTTCCATACGTTGCCCAAGTCCGTCCTGGTGGCAGCTCTCTTTGCGGTGGGCTACGGGTGCCCTTTGCTCATCGCTGCTATCACGGTCGCTGCCACTGAGCCTGGCAAAGGTTATCTCCGGCCTGAGGCCTGTTGGCTCAACTGGGACATGACCAAGGCCCTTCTGGCTTTTGTGGTTCCGGCTCTGGCCATTGTGGTTGTCAACCTGCTCACAGTCACAGTGGTGATTGTCAAGACCCGGCGAGCGGCCATCGGCAGTTCCATGTTCCAGGAGGTGAGGGCCATTGTGAGGATCAGTAGGAACATTGCCATCCTCACGCCACTGCTGGGACTGACCTGGGGATTTGGCATAGCCACGGTCCTCAATGACGGCTTGCTGGCTTTCCACATCATCTTCTCCCTGCTCAATGCCTTCCAG